One Microbacterium esteraromaticum genomic window carries:
- a CDS encoding polysaccharide biosynthesis tyrosine autokinase produces the protein MELRDYVRILHKNWILIVALLVLGLVGGAGFAAVQTPKYVASTQLYVSVRTDGAATGDLVQGTTFARQMVASYVDVVDTALVLEPVIDELGLDTSVSALASRVTATTPLNTVLIDIAVTDRDPRQAAEIANAVAESFGGVVQNRLERPTGDASTSPVVTTVTEPAVAPSAPSAPNVPLLVLLGTLLGLALGVGAAVLRTVLDNRVHTLHDLEGITDRPMLGGIAFDPDAAKRPLVVHADPRNPRAESFRTLRTNLQFLDVEDGPRIFVVSSAGPGEGKSTTTANLAIALAETGARVALIDGDLRLPRVADYMGLEGGVGLTDVLIGRLDVADALQKWGSTDLFVLASGRIPPNPSELLGSGAMTKMLASLGEYFDYVLIDAPPLLLVTDAAVLGKKTRGVILVAASGKTRKQELSGAVRSLTTAGVQLLGTVVTMLPTKGPDSYGYGTYTYGAKHVAETAGGGRTAKRRKKKSASARADAEPRRRVSAGN, from the coding sequence GTGGAACTTCGCGACTACGTGCGCATCCTGCACAAGAACTGGATACTCATCGTGGCGCTTCTGGTGCTCGGCCTGGTCGGCGGAGCCGGCTTCGCAGCCGTGCAGACACCGAAGTACGTGGCGTCGACCCAGCTGTACGTGTCGGTGCGCACCGACGGTGCAGCCACCGGCGACCTCGTCCAGGGCACCACCTTCGCCCGACAGATGGTCGCGAGCTACGTCGACGTCGTCGACACCGCGCTCGTGCTGGAGCCGGTCATCGACGAGCTCGGGCTCGACACGTCCGTCTCCGCGCTGGCATCGCGCGTCACGGCGACCACCCCGCTGAACACCGTGCTGATCGACATCGCCGTGACCGATCGCGACCCGCGCCAGGCGGCGGAGATCGCGAACGCCGTCGCGGAGAGCTTCGGCGGCGTCGTGCAGAACAGGCTCGAGCGTCCCACCGGCGATGCGTCGACGAGCCCTGTGGTCACGACCGTCACCGAGCCCGCCGTCGCGCCAAGCGCACCCAGCGCACCCAACGTTCCCCTGCTCGTGCTGCTCGGCACTCTGCTCGGCCTCGCGCTCGGCGTCGGAGCTGCCGTGCTGCGCACCGTGCTCGACAACCGGGTGCACACGCTGCACGATCTCGAGGGAATCACCGACCGACCCATGCTCGGCGGCATCGCCTTCGATCCGGATGCCGCGAAGCGCCCGCTCGTCGTGCACGCCGATCCGCGCAACCCGCGCGCGGAGTCGTTCCGCACGCTGCGCACCAACCTGCAGTTCCTCGACGTGGAGGACGGACCGCGCATCTTCGTCGTCTCGAGCGCGGGTCCGGGCGAGGGCAAGTCGACGACCACCGCCAACCTGGCGATCGCGCTCGCCGAGACGGGTGCGCGCGTGGCTCTGATCGACGGCGATCTGCGTCTGCCCCGCGTCGCCGACTACATGGGACTCGAGGGCGGCGTCGGTCTGACCGACGTCCTGATCGGGCGGCTCGATGTCGCCGATGCCCTGCAGAAGTGGGGCAGCACGGATCTGTTCGTGCTCGCCAGCGGCCGCATCCCCCCGAACCCCAGCGAGCTGCTCGGCTCGGGCGCGATGACCAAGATGCTCGCATCTCTCGGCGAGTACTTCGACTACGTTCTCATCGATGCCCCGCCTCTCCTGCTGGTCACCGACGCAGCGGTGCTGGGCAAGAAGACGCGTGGCGTCATCCTCGTCGCGGCATCGGGCAAGACCAGGAAGCAGGAGCTCTCCGGTGCTGTGCGATCGCTCACCACCGCCGGGGTCCAGCTGCTCGGAACGGTCGTCACCATGCTGCCCACGAAGGGTCCCGACAGCTACGGCTACGGCACCTACACCTACGGCGCGAAGCACGTCGCAGAGACCGCGGGCGGGGGTCGGACTGCGAAGCGCCGGAAGAAGAAGTCGGCGTCTGCGCGTGCAGACGCCGAGCCGCGCCGGCGCGTGTCAGCCGGGAACTGA
- a CDS encoding polysaccharide biosynthesis tyrosine autokinase, with the protein MDLHDLIRMVRRQVVLILAAALVGTSVGAITALLTPQRFEATAQMLISVDVADTATAGEFAQAGSYAVQVAESYRILLTSSGVLQPVIDDLGLDTTPDALAPSVRSRLAPNGVLISATVSDANPGQAARIANAVADSFRTMITEQLERRDAAASYRVDIVPVQAATVPRSAAAPNLGLSIALGAAIGLAAGVALAFLRTMLDRRIRTLDDVEDALESPLLGGIPFDAQASDRPLIMVDAPREPRAEAYRSLRTNVRFLFPENGSAVFVVSSSRQGEGKSTVAANLALAFGEAGYRAALIDADLRRPRVATLFGIEGAIGLSDVLIGRIGVQDAMVRWGRNRMFVMPAGTIPPNPAELLGSGAMERLLDDLRAAFDVVILDAPPVLPVTDAAVLTRLATGVLLVAAAESTTLDDLASAAQRFTGTERVLGSVVTKVPTRGADRTAYGDYAYGTLAGV; encoded by the coding sequence ATGGATCTTCACGACCTCATCCGCATGGTGCGGCGGCAGGTCGTCCTCATCCTCGCCGCCGCGCTGGTCGGCACGAGCGTCGGCGCCATCACGGCGCTGCTGACGCCGCAGCGCTTCGAGGCGACAGCCCAGATGCTGATCTCGGTCGATGTGGCTGACACCGCAACGGCGGGCGAGTTCGCGCAGGCGGGCAGCTATGCGGTCCAGGTCGCCGAGAGCTACCGCATCCTGCTCACCAGCTCGGGGGTGCTGCAGCCGGTGATCGACGACCTGGGGCTCGACACGACTCCCGACGCCCTGGCCCCGAGCGTCCGGTCGCGTCTCGCGCCCAACGGCGTGCTCATCTCGGCCACCGTGAGCGACGCCAATCCCGGGCAGGCTGCGCGCATCGCGAACGCCGTGGCCGACAGCTTCCGCACGATGATCACCGAGCAGCTGGAGAGGCGCGACGCGGCAGCCTCCTATCGTGTCGACATCGTCCCCGTGCAGGCTGCGACAGTCCCTCGGTCGGCCGCCGCGCCGAACCTCGGCCTCTCTATCGCGCTGGGCGCCGCGATCGGACTCGCTGCCGGAGTGGCCCTCGCCTTCCTCCGAACGATGCTGGATCGGCGCATCCGCACGCTCGACGACGTGGAGGATGCGCTCGAGTCCCCGCTGCTCGGGGGCATCCCCTTCGATGCTCAGGCGTCAGACCGTCCCCTGATCATGGTCGATGCGCCTCGCGAACCACGGGCCGAGGCGTACCGATCCCTGCGCACGAACGTGCGGTTCCTCTTCCCCGAGAACGGCTCGGCGGTGTTCGTCGTCTCCAGCTCCCGGCAGGGGGAAGGCAAATCGACCGTGGCCGCGAACCTCGCCCTCGCGTTCGGAGAGGCGGGCTACCGCGCGGCTCTGATAGACGCGGACCTGCGAAGGCCGCGGGTCGCCACGCTGTTCGGCATCGAGGGCGCGATCGGGCTCAGCGATGTGCTGATCGGCCGCATCGGCGTGCAGGACGCGATGGTGCGCTGGGGGCGCAACCGGATGTTCGTCATGCCGGCAGGCACGATCCCTCCCAACCCCGCCGAACTGCTCGGCTCAGGGGCGATGGAGCGACTCCTCGACGATCTCCGCGCCGCATTCGACGTGGTGATCCTCGACGCGCCCCCGGTGCTGCCCGTCACGGATGCCGCAGTGCTGACGCGTCTCGCCACCGGCGTGCTGCTCGTCGCAGCCGCCGAGTCGACGACGCTCGATGACCTGGCCTCGGCTGCGCAGCGATTCACGGGAACCGAGCGGGTGCTCGGGAGCGTCGTCACGAAGGTGCCCACCCGCGGCGCCGACCGCACCGCTTACGGCGACTACGCATACGGCACTCTGGCCGGAGTCTGA